CTAATTACATTCACCATTCTAATCCTACTAACAATTCTAGAGTTTGCAGTAGCTATAATCCAAGCCTATGTATTCACTCTCCTAGTCAGCCTATATCTGCATGACAACACATAATGACACACCAAACTCATGCTTATCATATAGTAAACCCAAGCCCTTGACCTCTTACAGGAGCTCTGTCTGCCCTCTTAATAACATCCGGCTTAGCCATGTGGTTTCATTTTAACTCAACAGCTCTGTTAATAATTGGCCTAACAACAAACATACTAACAATATACCAATGATGACGGGATATTATTCGAGAAAGCACTTTCCAAGGGCACCATACCCCAGCTGTCCAAAAAGGCCTCCGTTATGGAATAATCCTCTTTATTATCTCCGAAGTCCTATTCTTTACCGGATTTTTCTGAGCATTCTACCATTCAAGCCTCGCCCCCACTCCCGAACTAGGCGGCTGCTGACCCCCAACAGGCATTCATCCACTAAATCCCCTAGAAGTCCCACTGCTCAACACCTCTGTCCTATTGGCCTCCGGAGTTTCTATTACCTGAGCCCATCATAGTCTGATAGAAGGAGACCGAAACCATATATTACAAGCCCTATTTATCACCATCACATTAGGGGTCTACTTTACACTACTACAAGCCTCAGAGTACTATGAGGCACCCTTTACTATCTCCGACGGAATCTACGGCTCAACTTTTTTCGTAGCCACAGGCTTCCACGGCCTCCATGTCATCATTGGATCCACCTTCTTAATTGTCTGCTTTTTCCGCCAACTAAAATTTCATTTCACTTCTAACCACCACTTCGGCTTTGAAGCCGCTGCCTGATACTGACATTTCGTAGACGTAGTTTGACTTTTCCTCTATGTTTCTATCTATTGATGAGGCTCCTATTCTTTTAGTATTAATCAGTACAGCTGACTTCCAATCAGCTAGT
This Bos mutus mitochondrion, complete genome DNA region includes the following protein-coding sequences:
- the COX3 gene encoding cytochrome c oxidase subunit III (TAA stop codon is completed by the addition of 3' A residues to the mRNA), giving the protein MTHQTHAYHMVNPSPWPLTGALSALLMTSGLAMWFHFNSTALLMIGLTTNMLTMYQWWRDIIRESTFQGHHTPAVQKGLRYGMILFIISEVLFFTGFFWAFYHSSLAPTPELGGCWPPTGIHPLNPLEVPLLNTSVLLASGVSITWAHHSLMEGDRNHMLQALFITITLGVYFTLLQASEYYEAPFTISDGIYGSTFFVATGFHGLHVIIGSTFLIVCFFRQLKFHFTSNHHFGFEAAAWYWHFVDVVWLFLYVSIYWWGS